AAATCGAGCTTAAGACAATTAAATGACCACATAGTATATATAACTGCAAATGTGTAACAGTTATATCATTGCCTTCCAGCTTTTGATGTATGGTGGATGGGACTAACAGATGAGGTTGCAGAAGGACACTACGTTTGGACAGACGACAACACTCCTGCACAGTATACAGGTAACTGTTGTAACTATACTTCTTTAATTACATTCGTGGGTTAAGTTCAAACTGTAGGCCTACATATATTAGTACCGTAAATCAAAATAAGGCATTgtcagatctactttttgacatgacattttaaaagaattacTCCGCCGGGGTTATAAATAGGAGTGTATggtttaataagtttaaaaagtgcaaattaaaataccactttgtttaaatatgttatttgttaaatatatttaattacattttattacgCAGAAAATAGAAGTTTGTTGACTGAAAGCAATGGTCATCCTTCCAAGTGCATAAAGATTTatcagttattgttttttaactagcttcaaaattcaaaagtatTCAAAATTTAGTTTACATTACTTATTTGTAAAGTAATGACAGACAGTTGTTATTTGCAATTTGGGGCCACGTATAAGATGTTTTGGATTCGGATGTTATTGACTGTGAACAGAATTATCAAAAAAGTGAAAACACACTTTTCGCGCCTACAGTCTTTAAACGCTTTCAGAGCTTTCAATAAAATCAGGCACCGCATGTTACAGCTCGtgataaaaaaatgagacaaaaaagCTGTTCATTGGAAAactaattaaaattaaacatgttgAGCATAAAAAATCGTGAATTAAGAGACATTAATAcgtatgttactatatatagtaacaaaaATGGCACGTTTTTTAGGTCAATACGCGGCTTTTTGCGGTATTATGCGATATCGGCCGGCGCGTGCTAggcattatttttcaatatttggcGAATAAATAAACGCACGTGCAAAAACACGTCATCAGCTCTCAGTATCATCAAACATGGCGTCGGAGCGGCTGCTCGAGTCCTTATCTAACAGACTTTTAGAACTTGATGGAAAGATTGAAGCGAACACCATAACATTTGAAGATACGTTGAAGTTTGTTGACTCTAAGAAAAATACGACGACGGTTTCGAAAACAAACAGCGACGTAAAAAAGGGCCAACTAATGGCTGCGAACGGATGGGGAAGACAGGGATTTGGGGAACATCCCTGCAATTTAACTTGATATTCTATTGTCCCGTTTCCTTTTgggttttaaaaatacaaaacctgGCAAAGAACTGGAGCCTTCAACCATACATCGAGTAATTTCATCGATCCGACGACATCTAGTGGAAAAGTGTTTTTCTGAAGATCTGACAGATTTGAAAGAGAGGGGTCTTGGAAATAAGACCAACATGGCTGACAGATTCACGGACGAGGAAATACAGAAACTGTATTATCGGCAACTTCTTGGACCCGGTAAGTCAAAAACTGCATTGTGTTCCCCCTTAAGGTTAATAACAAACGTGAGAATCATCCAAATATGCAGTAAATAACAACAAGAAAACTAtatcatcatatttatttattaaaataaagacaattttctgttgaaaagtttgttttcacagttttaaaTTAGTAAACGGTTTGACAgctatttgtttacattgacacCGTTAGGTTTCTAAGTGATTATGCCAAGGGAGATAACcggtattgcaatatatttttactagTCTGGACTTCCCTCCCCCGACAATATTTTTACACTTtggatttgtttttttaattgttcttatcgattttattattcattttcagaaaGTCCAAAGGTGTTGAAACACAAGAGATGGAAAACACTCTGCAGAACATAGAAAGTTATGAAGAAGTTCCATTGAGAGAAAATGTTGTTGATATTCCATGTTCACAAAGCCCAGTATGAACTTTAAGTGTCTCTAATGTACTGTCAAAACCTCAGACACTTTTCAGTGGATTACATTCAATCACCCTGTGAACATTGTGATCAGACATTGAGAAGAGAAGGAACTGATATATTATAACTGAATGTTGCTTGCTGCTGTTATGTGTGATTTGATAGCTGCACAACTTTAACTAGTTGTACAGGCATTATTTCGAGGTTGATGTGGAATATACAGCTATTGTTATTCAGTATACTGTACACAATCATACATTGACAAAAACATTCCAAACATTAAAAAGGAAACGTTtctacaaaataattattttccgTCTTGTTATTTGTTGGACAGAatcgttaaaatacaacaaagaattaaaaaataatgattttttcatCAAGCtgccaaaattaatgttttaagccTTGTTAATTTCGTCAAAATGGTAACTTCTGAAATGGTATTAGAAGTACCCTTAAAATGAAGTTGACACGTACGTATTGAAGACGTTAATCGCCCTCGAGCCCATAAGGTCCTTCGGGCCTACGGCCCTCAGGCCATTGTGGACATCTTCGGGCGATTATCCGCATAATGGTGAGCAGCAAGCAATCATTAACCTCTAATTATCAGTGTCTAGATAATTAATAATACTGCTTTAAAACCAGTGTTTTTGTGATtcaatgtttgttattgttatttgaaGGATGCCATCATTTGGCCGGAAGgtttgaaaagtattttaatctcctttgacaaaaaataatatatttggctAGCATTTTTATTATGCACCCGAAGGTGGGcgtattaaaatcgcaccgtccgtccgtgtgtcattaactcgtgtccgggctgtaactttctcttgtttggacagattttaaaataacttgccacatgtgtttgacaaaCCAAGAAGACGAGTTTCGCCGAGTTGCTCGTTTTCCGCCATGGTTTTATTGCCGGTATCGCCGGTGATCGCGTAGTTTAATTGGCCTCAAAGCAGACCTCCGAGTTGTATGTGTTGCTACTACCTTGctccttttaaaaataaaccattacATTTGCAGTAATTATGGTtataaaaatcaatcattttcaCATTCGTTAGCCTTTCCTCGTAAAGAAAGAAAGATGACCtattcaacaaaacagtacatcTATATCTCGTTCGGTTATTAATTTACCTTTCAACTAATATTCGTTTAGTCCCTGTTGATATCCACACATTTAAGATATAACACCAcgtgtttgtttatttactattattaCGTCATACGCGTTTTGTGTTAAATTGTTGAGAACTAAATTGGATTGGAGTAATGAAGGTGTTGAGTACCATGTAAGTGCGAATATTGATCATGTCACTATAGTGTCACTATTTCTTTTGTGATACATATCAATTGTTTTTCCGCATTCCAGATAATACTTTAATTGCATTGTTAATTATGacgttataaaaatataaaggtcactaatgttttgtggtttaAAAATCGCCGATTTCATCTGTATGAAGATAGTGTCGTAATTTATTTCCATCTCTAAATGAATATAATTCGGCTTTCAATTGAATTATGAAAGTTACGGTGTTAGAatgaatattgtgtttaaataaaaatattgaaatcattacTTCTAAGTTAATTATTGGAAATTATTAGTATGAAACGCAATCTAGTATTGTTGGCAACGTGGAAGTCacatgatatgcaaatttcgtagtGACGTATTGTGCGCTTAATTTATACTACTTTCGGTTATCTGGCAGGTTTGTTATTGcgaaaaatgcatttgtttttgtcaaactggaggtttaaaatgtaaaaaggttaagttaattaattgaatatacatAGCAAACAGAGTGTTTACAGTACTTTAAGATACTGGGAcaaaagtcaaatgagtaagaTATAATTAGAACTGGGTCAGAAATGGACATCGACCTATATTGTATTTTTGCGCCGTTAAAGGATTACCAGTCGTATTATGTGCAAGTGAGtctgaaaaatgttgaaacaacACAATATAAGAATAGCattcaaaaaaattaaacaaagttaaatacatgtactgcaGTAGGAGATTTTTATCGGTTTCCTCGGAGTTTCGCGGTGTTTTCACTGCGATTGTTATTATGcggtccactgatcagcctcgGAGGGTGAACGAGTGAAAACGCCGAGGAAAGCGGATTTCGGAAAATTGGATTTCGTGTCCGCGATGACGAAAATCCGCCaaggaaaacggaaagtggtagttccccgtggagtgtactgtagtgtttattcacaatggaatgctgcatatataaggacatagtgtttattcacaatggaatgctgcatatataaggacatagtgtttattcacaatggaatgctgcatatataaggacattgagtataggttgttgtgtccgggctgtaactttatgttgtattgacagattataaaatgacttgccacatgtgattgacataccaagacgacgtgtcgcgtgcaagtcCTGTTTCCCTATCTataaggtcaaggccacacttagtgtatattcacaatggaatgctgcatatataaggacatatagtataggttgtcgtgtccaggctgtaactttctcttgtatggacagattttaaaatgacttgccacatgtgttcgacataccaagtcgatgtgtcgcgtgcaaaaccgtATCCTTAAccctaaggtcaaggtctcacttagtgtttattcacaatgaaatgctgcatataaggacatagaatataggttgtcgtgtccgggctgtaacctTCTCTtctatggacatattttaaaataacttgccgcatgtgttcgacataccaagacaatgtgtcgcgtgcaaaaccagtgtccctacctctgaggtcaaggtcacacttagtgtttattcacaatggaatgctgcatataaggacatagagtataggttgtcgtgtccgggctgtaattttctcttgtatggacagattttaaaataacttgccacatgtgttccacatacaaagaccacgtgtcgcatgcaagacccgtgtccctacatcaaagttcaaggtcacacttaatgtttattcacaatggaatgctgcatataaggacacatAGTATAGGTTGTcctgtccgggctgttactttctcttgtatggacagattttaaaatatttcccacttgtgtttgacataccatgACGACGTGTTGCATggaagactcgtgtccctacctctaaggtcaaggtcacactcaggtgttcattcacaatggaatgctgcatataaggactgagagtataggttgttgtgtccgggctgtaactttttcttgaatggacagattttaaaataacttgccacatgtgtttgacataccaagatgacgtgtcgcgtgcaagacccatgtccctacctctaaggtgaaagatacacttagtgtttattcccaatggaatgctgaatataaggacataagagtgtaggttgtcaagtatgggtggtattttttatgttcagtggcaatttaaaatgacttgccatatgtatttaacacgtaaaggcaagatcaatttttcatttactgaccttgttcatgggtcaatgtcacattcgggggcattcgtcacatactgtgacagctcttgttttcgATATGCCTGTGTATTATGTTGTTATTCAACTTAAGGCTGGCATCCTGGACAGCCGGATGGCGGTGGTGAAGACTGCGTTGTTTTCTCAACGAGTTGGGACTTCCAGTGGGGTGATTATGGCTGTACACACACAGAGGGCTTTATTTGTGAAACTGAGTAAGCATTATAAAAACCCATTGAAGAATAGCCCTGTACCATGGGTGCTCCTGTTGTGCAGGTTTTCGTTATGACGTGTTTATGTtaacttttaattgaaaatattacatTCCGTGTACACTTAACGCGTTGGCTAGGTTAAGACTAATATGTCTGAAGCGctgtaacacaaaatatattgtgtgcttattttgttgttgtttttaatgagtaTTGAACGATAAATGGATCTTAGAAGTGACATTTATGAAGTGACAccaaagacaaaatatttgctTGCATCtatcatattaaaacacacattttggattgaaaataatttcgaaCTCTTTCTTTTCGGTTGAAATATCCGAAGTTACAAATTGTCAATAAGATCCCAATACCAGTTCATTGATGTTGCAAAACAGTAGCAGCGACATGTCATAAAATCGGATTAATACcgaaacattaaacattataatcatttttttttattaatccaCGTACAATCGACGTCTCGGTCCTTCCAACCATGTTTCGTTAACGGAAAACCAGAAATGATATCATGGCCATTAGGTGCCGTTCTTCTAAATTTCATatctatacaaatatttgaaacgCCTTGATGTTCATGCAATTAAACAATTGCCCCTACTGTACACTATGCCACAGGTGATATTTACCTGGTGTATGTCCTCGGGTTAATAGTGTATTTTCATCATTTCAGATCGGGAGAGGAAGTATTTGGCTAAATAAACACATGAACACTGCCAACCAGGGAACACCATGGCTCCAATAAACTTTCAGCTACTTATTTGTCTTAGATTTCTTTCCTTTCACGCGTAAGGAAAGTGACATGAATGTATTATCTTATCATAAACTAGAAGCGCcacaatgcgacgaaaccaggtttttcaTATGGGTTTATAGTAATTAAAGCCATTTCAGGAATGAGTTAGCAAAACCCAACAgcctttatctttacttttatgaaaaatagacaaaacctaatatatacatatatatataaaattactttAGTTTAGTATCGTATGCGTTTTGTTTCGCTGCGACATTCCTACTACTTTCATATTCACTATCCATCATTTCTAACTGAAGTTATTAGATTATTCCAACGACAAAATTCATAATTATCTATCAATCCCATCTTAAGCTATTTGACGGAAAcctctttttattttcagtaacagtgatcttgaccctaCATCCTCAAAAGCAAATCTAATCTTGCTAAGCTACCTACCAAACCAAGTTACATCACTATCAATCAATCCTGACTAAATTAATCGGACGACAAccagttttctttttaaagtaaCCTTGAACTTGCCCAATCCCTTCAAAGGCAATTCCAAGCTACATATTCACATAAACTATCTACACAACATGTTTCATAGCTATCcataaatcaaaactgaagttATTGGGCGAGAACATTTCTTCTATTTcaaataacagtgaccttgacctttactTGATCCCGTTAAAAACAAGCACAAAATTCCATCACTACTAATCAATCCTACCTTAAGATATTGAATAgaaaccattttctattttagtgaaagtgaccttgaccttgaccccatcCCATCAAAAGCATTCACAGACTATCTTCTCACATGAGACACCTACACAGCAAGTTGCATCACTATCcgtaaagttatttttaatgataCCATGAAATCTATCCGTAGAGGCGAAATTACCGAAAATTTAACAGTGTTCCTCTTTCgaaaacaatggacacaaaacgtcataataaaattaataatgataaccTATGCAGTATTTTAGATGTAACGTATAATAAAAATTTGATATTGGACAGATTGTTCATGGGGCCGTCACACTAAGACGTTCTGGTCAGCGTTCTATGACGTTTGAGGAAACGTTGGTAGTCGCCCATGGTCGCTGGGATATCGCCAGAAGAGCGTTGTGTGAACGTCGGTGGTCGCCGGGAATCGGCGGAGAACGCTGGTcctgaaaaaaagttttgaacatGCATACAAGTTCTCACTGAGACCAGCGTTCTTCAACGTTTAATTTTAAACGCTGAAGAACGTTTAAGAACGTTCGTGGAACGTTTTACTAACACTCGCCGAGCGTTGCACACGTTCGGCTTTCGTCAGTCAGTCGTTACTCTAGCGTTACTTGGTTGTTACTAATTGTTTGCTATGCAGTGAACGACTCACTGGCGACCTGTCAACGACCACTGAACGGTCCCGTAGCGCACGCAGCGTGTGACTAAAGTCAAACGAACGTCCTTTTGGTGTCCATTGAACGTCATTCGAGCGTTTCCCGAACGTCCATACATATGGGTATATAAACCAATGCTTTGTAAGCAAGGTTCATTTGATTTAGGGCTACCGAAGAGAGCACCTACTATGAGAGATCAAGAAAGACTGGAGGCTATATATGCTTGCTATAGCCCAGCATGAAGTAGATGTACTGGACTTGAACATAGCTGAACACATCGAGGGACCTCGCCCGCAGAGAAGAAGACCCCAATGAAGACGACAGTGCTGGACTAAAT
This genomic stretch from Mya arenaria isolate MELC-2E11 chromosome 10, ASM2691426v1 harbors:
- the LOC128205042 gene encoding asialoglycoprotein receptor 1-like yields the protein MNSFFGSLVVITLAGCRATNCPDNFLAFHGSCYLFGDTKLSFYEAEHYCNQHGAHLVHVNSAIEDDFLKEHLRRLKPFDVWWMGLTDEVAEGHYVWTDDNTPAQYTGWHPGQPDGGGEDCVVFSTSWDFQWGDYGCTHTEGFICETESGEEVFG